From one Formosa sediminum genomic stretch:
- a CDS encoding efflux RND transporter permease subunit, with translation MRKIIAYFIKHHIAVTIFILGFTIFGILGLLSLKSSYFPIIESKIITVQISYPGASPQEIEEGIVLKIEDNLKGLQGVDRVTSTSQEDSGTITIEILKGENIDFMLLEIKNAVDRVPSFPTGMEPLVVAKTENVRETISFAISGENISLSTLKQIGRQIENDLRAIEGISQVEVTGYPEEEIEIAVNENSLLAYNITFSEVAAAVSNSNILVTGGNIKTNAEEFLIRANNRSYYSDELSNIVVRAFADGKTIRLKDVAVLRDRFSETPNATYFNGELSVNVSVTSTDSEDLLSSADQVKAYIEKFNQSHNNVQLDVVRDLSITLKQRTQLLTENAIAGMLLVLLFLSLFLNTRLAFWVAFGLPISFLGMLIFAGNFDVTINQFSLFGMIIVIGILVDDGIVIAENIYQHFENGKDPINAAIDGTLEVIPPVVSAIITTLLAFSTFLFLESRIGEFFSEVSVIVILTLVVSLIEALIILPAHLAHSKALQRHKDRKNNPKTKTGLFFSKMRGINALGDRIMIFLREKIYVPILNFIFEFKILALGIFLGILVLTFGAIGGGIIGVTIFPSIASDRVSIELEMPNGTNVRVTDSIMAIIEEKAYIVNEEFTEKYLGGTDKQLFENTIKNINSASSATLNINMLPGEERPDVINASLVANRVRELVGPVIGVEKLIFGSGGNFGGSPVAVSLLSNNIEELKAAKVELKSILETNPLLKDVADNDPAGIKEIRLELKESAYLLGLDLSSVMSQIRAGFFGVQAQRFQRGQDEIKVWVRYDIENRASINDLDDMRIVTPSGERVTFKDIANYTIERGDVAINHLEGRREIEVSADLKDPNTSATDILDDIKTTVIPQLQAKYPTISASYEGQNREAAKLNRSLKSAGIVIILLIYITIAFTFRSLSQPLLLIILIPFSLTAVAWGHWILGFPVNVLSLLGIIALIGIMVNDGLVLIGKFNTNLKEGLKFDDALKEAGKSRFRAIFLTTITTMAGLAPLLMEKSRQAQFLKPMAISITFGIAYATILTLLVLPLFLSFSNSIKQKTKWLITGKQVTKEEVERAIKEQNDEHTH, from the coding sequence ATGAGAAAAATAATTGCATATTTTATAAAGCATCATATTGCTGTAACTATATTTATTTTAGGGTTTACCATCTTTGGAATATTAGGATTACTCTCCTTAAAATCTTCGTATTTCCCAATTATAGAATCCAAAATTATTACCGTACAAATTTCGTACCCGGGAGCCTCTCCACAGGAAATAGAAGAAGGTATTGTTTTAAAAATTGAAGACAATTTAAAAGGATTGCAAGGTGTAGATCGTGTAACTTCTACCTCGCAAGAAGACAGTGGTACAATTACTATTGAAATCTTAAAAGGCGAGAATATCGATTTTATGCTTCTAGAAATAAAAAACGCAGTAGATCGAGTACCAAGTTTTCCAACAGGCATGGAACCTCTTGTAGTAGCAAAAACAGAAAATGTTAGAGAAACAATCTCTTTTGCAATTAGCGGAGAAAATATTTCGTTGTCTACATTAAAACAAATTGGAAGGCAAATTGAAAATGATTTAAGGGCTATAGAGGGTATTTCGCAAGTTGAAGTAACAGGATACCCAGAAGAAGAAATTGAAATTGCAGTAAACGAAAATAGTTTGTTAGCCTATAATATTACCTTTAGCGAAGTAGCTGCAGCTGTAAGTAATTCCAATATTTTAGTTACAGGAGGTAATATTAAAACGAATGCTGAAGAATTTTTAATTCGCGCCAATAATAGATCTTATTATAGTGATGAATTATCTAATATTGTTGTAAGAGCTTTTGCAGACGGAAAAACCATTCGTTTAAAAGATGTTGCAGTTTTAAGAGACCGATTTTCTGAAACTCCAAATGCAACTTATTTTAATGGAGAGTTGTCTGTAAATGTTAGTGTAACAAGTACAGATTCTGAAGATTTACTATCTTCTGCAGATCAAGTTAAAGCATATATAGAAAAGTTTAACCAATCGCATAACAATGTGCAATTGGATGTTGTAAGAGACTTATCTATAACCCTAAAACAACGTACACAATTACTCACAGAAAATGCAATAGCAGGAATGTTATTGGTATTGCTTTTTTTATCCTTATTCCTAAATACCAGATTGGCCTTTTGGGTGGCTTTTGGATTGCCTATTTCATTTCTTGGAATGTTAATTTTTGCAGGTAATTTTGATGTCACTATTAACCAATTTTCGCTTTTCGGGATGATTATCGTAATTGGAATTTTAGTGGATGATGGTATTGTAATTGCCGAAAATATTTATCAGCATTTTGAGAATGGTAAAGATCCAATAAATGCAGCTATAGATGGTACTTTAGAGGTTATACCTCCTGTGGTTTCAGCCATAATTACAACCTTACTAGCATTTTCAACATTTTTATTTTTAGAAAGTAGAATCGGTGAGTTTTTTAGTGAAGTTTCGGTTATTGTAATATTAACTCTGGTTGTATCATTAATAGAAGCACTTATTATTTTACCTGCCCATTTAGCACATTCTAAAGCCTTACAAAGACATAAAGACCGTAAAAATAATCCAAAAACAAAAACAGGATTGTTTTTTTCAAAAATGCGAGGTATAAATGCTCTTGGAGATCGTATCATGATTTTTTTAAGAGAAAAAATCTATGTTCCTATACTTAATTTTATTTTCGAATTTAAAATTTTAGCATTAGGTATTTTTTTAGGTATTTTAGTTTTAACCTTCGGAGCGATTGGTGGAGGTATTATTGGAGTAACCATTTTTCCTAGTATTGCAAGTGATCGTGTATCTATAGAGTTGGAAATGCCTAACGGAACAAACGTTAGAGTTACCGATTCTATTATGGCAATTATTGAAGAAAAAGCTTATATCGTTAACGAAGAATTTACAGAAAAATATTTGGGCGGGACAGATAAGCAACTTTTTGAAAATACAATTAAAAATATAAACAGTGCATCGAGTGCAACTTTAAATATAAATATGTTGCCAGGTGAAGAACGTCCAGATGTTATAAATGCTTCGCTAGTAGCCAATCGCGTTCGAGAATTAGTTGGACCTGTTATTGGTGTAGAAAAATTAATATTTGGTTCTGGCGGAAACTTTGGTGGGAGTCCTGTGGCTGTTTCGCTTTTAAGTAATAATATAGAAGAATTAAAAGCAGCTAAAGTAGAACTAAAATCTATTCTAGAGACAAATCCTTTATTAAAAGATGTCGCAGACAATGATCCTGCTGGGATTAAAGAAATAAGATTAGAGTTAAAAGAAAGTGCCTATTTATTAGGGTTAGATCTAAGTTCTGTAATGAGCCAGATTAGAGCAGGTTTTTTTGGAGTACAAGCCCAGCGTTTCCAGCGCGGACAAGACGAAATAAAAGTTTGGGTGCGCTACGATATTGAAAACAGAGCATCTATTAACGATCTTGACGATATGCGTATTGTAACACCGTCTGGAGAGCGAGTTACATTTAAAGATATTGCAAACTATACTATAGAACGTGGAGATGTAGCAATTAATCACCTAGAAGGAAGGCGAGAAATAGAAGTTTCTGCAGATTTAAAAGATCCAAATACAAGTGCAACAGATATTCTAGACGATATTAAAACCACGGTTATCCCACAGCTACAAGCTAAATATCCTACTATTTCTGCCTCTTATGAAGGACAGAATCGTGAAGCAGCAAAATTAAATAGATCGCTTAAAAGCGCAGGGATTGTAATTATACTTTTAATTTATATTACTATTGCTTTTACATTTAGAAGTTTAAGTCAGCCTTTACTTTTAATAATATTAATTCCGTTTAGTTTAACCGCAGTTGCTTGGGGACACTGGATTTTAGGTTTTCCTGTAAATGTATTGTCGTTACTTGGTATTATTGCTTTAATTGGTATTATGGTAAACGATGGATTGGTGCTTATAGGTAAGTTTAATACCAATTTAAAGGAAGGATTAAAATTTGACGATGCTTTAAAAGAAGCCGGGAAATCGCGTTTTAGAGCCATCTTTTTAACTACCATTACTACTATGGCTGGTTTAGCACCTTTACTTATGGAGAAAAGCCGACAAGCTCAATTTTTAAAACCAATGGCTATTTCAATAACATTTGGTATTGCCTATGCAACCATATTAACGTTACTTGTCTTGCCTTTATTTTTATCGTTTAGTAATAGTATTAAGCAAAAAACAAAATGGTTAATAACAGGTAAACAAGTTACTAAAGAAGAAGTAGAACGTGCAATTAAAGAACAAAATGATGAACATACACATTAA
- a CDS encoding TolC family protein — MNIHIKYNMILLMLFMFTSANAQDVLTLNKAVTIALDNNYGVKIANNNTAIAENNKSVLNSGYLPTLSGDAAAGYNLDNTEAIFSDGSVTTLNGAESSNYSTSINLDYTLFDGLGRYYDYKQLKEEYQLSKLEARETIENTIAQLFTVYYSVAQNSENADALKQTLEISNDRILRAQYQFDYGQGTMLDVLNAQVDINNDSINLMNSEQNLLNSKRDLNVVLGTELDLDFKVDTLITFLLDINKEDLHAKMRANNVSLLQMDKNIAINEFTIQANKSGYLPTIGLTGSYGWNKSNNNAASFLAESTNTGFSGGVVLSWDLFDGGSTITSVKNAKINLDNQKLEKESIYLSLDRDFNNAWGDYQNKLKIYNIQENNIITSKNNFDRTKEQFKLGQITSIEFRQAQLNLLTAEFSRNNAKYEAKIAELYLLQLSGELLNVKL, encoded by the coding sequence ATGAACATACACATTAAATATAATATGATTTTGCTGATGTTGTTTATGTTTACATCGGCTAATGCTCAAGACGTTTTAACATTAAATAAAGCCGTAACCATTGCGTTAGACAATAACTATGGTGTTAAAATTGCTAATAATAATACAGCAATAGCAGAAAACAATAAAAGTGTATTAAACTCGGGATATTTGCCAACATTATCTGGTGATGCTGCCGCGGGTTATAATTTAGATAATACCGAGGCTATTTTCTCTGATGGAAGCGTAACTACTTTAAATGGTGCAGAAAGTTCTAATTATAGCACGTCTATTAATTTAGATTATACGCTGTTTGATGGTTTAGGTAGGTATTACGATTATAAGCAGTTAAAGGAAGAGTATCAGCTTTCTAAATTAGAGGCTAGAGAAACTATAGAGAATACAATTGCACAGTTATTTACGGTATACTATAGTGTGGCACAAAATTCAGAAAACGCAGATGCTTTAAAACAGACATTAGAAATATCTAACGATCGTATTTTAAGAGCACAGTATCAATTTGATTATGGGCAAGGCACAATGTTAGATGTTTTAAATGCTCAAGTAGATATTAATAATGATAGTATTAATTTAATGAATTCAGAGCAAAATTTATTAAATTCTAAACGCGATTTAAATGTAGTTCTAGGTACCGAATTAGATCTAGATTTTAAGGTCGATACTTTAATTACCTTTTTGTTAGATATTAATAAAGAAGATTTGCATGCCAAAATGCGGGCTAATAATGTGTCTCTTTTACAAATGGATAAAAATATTGCTATAAACGAGTTTACCATTCAGGCCAATAAATCTGGTTATTTACCAACAATTGGTTTAACAGGGTCTTATGGATGGAATAAAAGTAATAACAATGCAGCTTCATTTTTGGCAGAATCTACCAATACAGGTTTTTCTGGTGGAGTGGTCTTAAGTTGGGATTTATTTGATGGAGGTAGTACCATTACAAGTGTTAAAAACGCTAAGATTAATTTAGATAATCAAAAACTTGAAAAAGAATCCATATATCTTAGTTTAGATCGCGACTTTAATAATGCTTGGGGAGATTACCAAAACAAATTAAAAATTTATAACATACAAGAAAACAATATAATTACCTCTAAAAATAATTTTGATAGAACTAAGGAACAGTTTAAACTGGGCCAAATTACATCTATAGAATTTAGGCAGGCGCAATTAAATTTATTAACAGCAGAGTTTAGTAGAAATAATGCTAAATATGAAGCTAAAATAGCCGAATTATATTTACTACAATTAAGTGGTGAATTATTAAATGTCAAGTTGTAA
- a CDS encoding phytase yields MKKYIFGCLLVSALTGCKSNLPEIKPTLITEKTPFDTDDPAIWVNKSNPEQSIVFGTDKDEVNGGVYAFNLDGKIIKDKSITGLSYPNNVDIEYGFALNDSTQIDIMMFTEREKHQIRLYSIPDMTPLDNGGFPVFEDETDLELRRPMGISIYKNPENNKTYAIVGRKKGPTEGYLYQYELSANMNTVAAKLVRKFGTFSGTKEIEAIVVDDALGHVYYSDEGIGVRKFYADPAKGDSQISIFGEGRFKDDIEGIALATYNTGEGFLIISNQQDHSFNIFKRGDNTFVKTLNLGTIETDGCDVTTEALGSKFPNGLFVSMNDEKDFFFHSLDSLKLR; encoded by the coding sequence ATGAAAAAATATATATTTGGCTGCTTACTAGTCTCTGCCTTAACCGGCTGTAAAAGTAATTTACCAGAAATTAAACCTACATTAATCACAGAAAAAACACCTTTTGACACAGACGATCCTGCCATTTGGGTTAACAAATCTAACCCAGAGCAAAGTATAGTTTTTGGTACAGATAAAGACGAAGTAAACGGTGGTGTGTATGCTTTTAATTTAGACGGTAAAATAATTAAAGATAAAAGCATTACAGGTCTAAGTTATCCAAATAATGTAGACATTGAATATGGGTTTGCTTTAAACGATTCTACCCAAATCGATATTATGATGTTTACAGAACGAGAAAAACATCAAATACGATTATATTCTATTCCAGACATGACACCTTTAGATAATGGCGGTTTTCCTGTGTTTGAAGACGAAACAGATCTTGAGTTAAGACGCCCAATGGGAATTAGTATATACAAAAACCCTGAGAATAATAAAACATATGCTATTGTTGGACGTAAAAAAGGACCAACTGAAGGGTATTTATATCAATACGAATTAAGTGCTAACATGAATACTGTAGCAGCTAAATTAGTTAGAAAATTTGGAACGTTTAGTGGTACAAAAGAAATTGAAGCTATAGTTGTAGATGACGCTCTAGGACATGTATATTATTCTGATGAAGGGATTGGAGTTAGAAAATTTTACGCAGATCCAGCAAAAGGAGACTCACAAATTTCAATATTTGGAGAAGGCCGTTTTAAAGATGACATAGAGGGTATTGCTTTAGCGACTTACAATACTGGTGAAGGTTTTTTAATTATCTCTAACCAACAAGATCACAGTTTTAATATTTTTAAACGAGGAGATAATACTTTTGTAAAAACACTAAATTTAGGTACTATTGAAACAGATGGATGTGATGTAACTACAGAGGCATTAGGATCTAAATTCCCTAACGGACTATTTGTGTCTATGAATGATGAGAAAGATTTCTTTTTCCACAGTCTAGATTCTCTTAAGCTAAGATAA
- a CDS encoding TonB-dependent receptor codes for MKNWITIMLLIVTSFSALAQTGQVQGLITDENKITIPGASVLIEQLNKGAISDFNGKFTLVNVEAGTYDLVIKYLGYSEYRQQITVAPKQTTNLSIVLSEQATELDEVQVVSFGFGSQARALNTQKNKQNITNIVSTDQIGKFPDANIGDAVKRIPGITMQVDQGEARNIIVRGLAPQLNSVTLNGSRIPSAEGDNRNVQMDLIPSDMIQTIEVNKAVTPDMDADAIGGSVNLITRTSPQGFRFSATGGSGINLINNKRILNGSFLLGDRSKNDKLGWVIGASLNDTQFGSDDVEAEWSDEFEYNTGETDSDGEDILQEIEVNPYASVSEIREYQIQRVRRSFSANFDYKLNDNNTLYFKSIYNWRDDRENRFVLEQGILDGEDIGIDDFNVDANGNLTAFPVEAKRQTKGGIDNNRSKNTRLEDQRMQNYSISGEHLINNLQVDWMTSYAKASEERLNERYLEYESEYGVTFNNNYKKPNYTPISSEDSDYSLFELGELTEENQYTDETDLNFLVNLELPLHLLDEENGTLKFGAKTRIKSKERDNDFTEYSPENDDLEFLGNVPTKNYTRSDYSAGKQYQIGNFATPEYLGNLNLNDSELFEGEDLPEEYATGNFDVKENVYAGYVMTDQNITDNFSVLFGVRLEYTDVDATGNEIVFDAEGDYAGTSPVKSKNNYTNILPSLHLKYDVTDNTVLRFAWTNTLARPNYEDIVPFREINNEDEEIVLGNPELDPTTSMNFDVMAEHYFSSVGLLSGGVFYKNINDFIYTYQYENEDGYEVYQPFNGDKASVFGFEAAFQRQLDFLPSFLKNLNIYLNYTYLKSDASGIRNEDGEEREDLDLPNTAPNMFNGSLGYSGKNFSIRLSANYSDAYIDEIGGRAFEDRYYDEQFFLDLNARANLTKQLSLYVDVNNITNQPLRYYQGVSNRTMQMEYYKTRITFGLKYDLFKK; via the coding sequence ATGAAAAATTGGATTACAATAATGCTTCTAATTGTAACATCTTTTAGTGCATTAGCCCAAACCGGACAAGTTCAAGGTCTCATTACAGATGAAAATAAAATCACTATTCCAGGTGCATCTGTATTAATTGAGCAACTTAACAAAGGAGCAATTTCAGATTTTAACGGAAAATTCACTTTAGTAAATGTAGAAGCTGGCACATACGATTTAGTGATTAAGTATCTGGGATATTCAGAATACCGTCAGCAAATTACAGTAGCGCCTAAACAAACTACTAATTTAAGTATTGTGCTTTCAGAACAAGCTACAGAGTTAGATGAAGTACAAGTCGTTTCTTTTGGTTTTGGTAGTCAAGCTAGAGCCTTAAACACCCAAAAGAACAAGCAAAATATTACTAATATTGTATCTACAGACCAAATTGGTAAATTCCCAGATGCAAATATTGGAGATGCTGTAAAACGTATACCTGGAATTACAATGCAAGTCGACCAAGGAGAAGCTCGTAACATTATTGTACGTGGTTTAGCACCACAATTAAATTCTGTAACTTTAAACGGAAGTAGAATTCCTTCTGCAGAAGGAGACAATAGAAATGTACAAATGGATTTAATTCCGTCTGATATGATACAGACTATTGAAGTTAATAAAGCCGTAACTCCAGACATGGATGCAGACGCCATTGGGGGTTCTGTAAACTTAATAACAAGAACGTCGCCTCAAGGATTTAGATTTTCGGCTACAGGAGGTTCTGGTATTAATTTAATAAATAACAAGCGTATATTAAACGGATCGTTCTTACTTGGAGACCGAAGTAAAAACGATAAATTAGGATGGGTCATTGGCGCCTCCTTAAACGATACTCAATTTGGATCTGACGATGTTGAAGCAGAATGGAGTGATGAATTTGAATATAACACTGGCGAAACAGACAGCGACGGAGAAGATATTTTACAAGAAATAGAGGTTAATCCATATGCAAGTGTGTCTGAAATTAGAGAATACCAAATACAACGTGTGCGTCGTAGTTTTTCTGCAAATTTCGACTATAAATTAAACGACAATAACACGTTATACTTCAAATCTATTTACAATTGGAGAGACGATCGCGAAAACAGATTTGTATTAGAACAAGGAATACTTGATGGTGAAGATATTGGAATCGATGATTTTAATGTAGACGCTAACGGAAATTTAACAGCCTTTCCTGTTGAAGCTAAACGCCAAACTAAAGGAGGAATAGATAATAATAGATCTAAAAACACACGTTTAGAAGACCAACGTATGCAAAATTACAGCATAAGCGGAGAACATTTAATTAATAACTTACAAGTAGATTGGATGACGTCCTACGCTAAAGCTTCAGAAGAACGTTTAAACGAACGCTATTTAGAATATGAAAGTGAATATGGTGTAACATTTAATAATAACTATAAGAAACCTAACTACACTCCAATAAGTAGTGAAGATTCAGATTATAGCCTTTTTGAGTTGGGTGAACTAACAGAAGAAAATCAATACACAGACGAAACAGATTTAAATTTTTTAGTAAACCTAGAGCTACCGTTACATCTCTTAGACGAAGAAAATGGAACTTTAAAATTTGGAGCTAAAACCAGAATAAAATCTAAAGAACGTGATAACGATTTTACAGAATATAGTCCAGAAAACGACGATTTAGAATTTCTAGGAAATGTACCTACTAAAAATTATACCAGATCAGATTATAGCGCTGGCAAACAATATCAAATAGGTAACTTTGCTACACCAGAATATTTAGGAAATTTAAACCTTAATGATTCAGAACTATTTGAAGGCGAAGATTTACCAGAAGAATATGCTACAGGAAATTTTGATGTTAAAGAAAATGTATATGCAGGTTATGTAATGACAGACCAAAATATTACAGATAACTTTAGTGTACTTTTTGGAGTACGTCTAGAATATACTGATGTAGATGCTACTGGAAACGAAATTGTGTTTGATGCAGAAGGAGATTACGCAGGAACATCTCCTGTAAAAAGTAAAAACAACTACACTAATATTTTACCTAGTTTACATTTAAAATATGATGTTACCGATAATACCGTGTTACGTTTTGCGTGGACAAATACTTTAGCACGACCAAACTACGAAGACATCGTTCCTTTTAGAGAAATAAATAATGAAGATGAAGAAATTGTGTTAGGTAACCCAGAACTTGACCCAACTACATCTATGAACTTTGATGTTATGGCAGAGCACTATTTCTCTTCTGTAGGATTATTATCTGGTGGTGTATTTTACAAAAACATAAACGACTTTATTTACACTTACCAGTACGAAAACGAAGATGGTTACGAAGTATACCAACCTTTTAATGGCGATAAAGCTTCTGTGTTTGGTTTTGAAGCAGCATTCCAACGTCAATTAGATTTCTTACCTAGTTTCCTTAAAAATTTAAACATATACTTAAATTACACATATTTAAAATCTGATGCTTCAGGCATAAGAAACGAAGATGGTGAAGAACGTGAAGATTTAGATCTGCCAAATACGGCTCCAAACATGTTTAACGGGTCTTTAGGTTATAGTGGTAAAAACTTTAGTATTCGTCTATCTGCTAACTATTCAGATGCGTATATAGACGAAATTGGAGGTCGTGCTTTTGAAGATAGATACTACGACGAGCAATTCTTTCTAGATCTTAACGCTCGTGCAAACCTTACCAAACAATTAAGTTTATACGTAGATGTTAATAATATTACAAACCAACCTTTACGCTATTACCAAGGGGTAAGCAACAGAACCATGCAAATGGAATATTACAAAACACGAATTACTTTTGGATTGAAATACGATTTATTTAAAAAATAA
- a CDS encoding tetratricopeptide repeat protein, with translation MFRFKIPTRSYKLKNNCARKIAYTAIVLFVNTIGLNAQDRPHTPLIKLDTVFKDLKNQLQKATTSKNTKAIVNAHLDLAHFYEHLGIENEAIKNYHSALELHDHLDTTTVYIGNKIGAIHLSLKQYKNALQYVNKSLNIANQIQFKKGKATSYALLGSVAEKNSDYTLALQHQEQSLALFKTLQDSTGLAITYENIGSIYEDLEHFENALIYFNKANKYTNHVPNNNKINIINNIGDAHRKQGNPKAALPYTQLALQMAKSTNNTHQIEAALKDIALIYADLNDYKTAFNYMIAFKDLNASESQYKNAELVSILQILYEVEEREAEVKLLNKQHELNQVRQRIILLSSTFVILILAGWFLYFRKRKKQEVKIQDYKNQLLQSNLEKKTNEEAALQREIEFKISALTNYSLHLSHKNKMISDISRTLANIKDRNTTLIKSKLETLIKEIDLDISQEEEWTGFISFFEQIHPNFFHTLKTIVTKELSPSELRLCMLLRLNLSSKDIASILRITPDSVRIARYRLRKKLPIDSKEDLQLFILNL, from the coding sequence ATGTTCAGATTTAAAATACCCACAAGATCTTACAAGCTAAAAAACAATTGTGCTCGAAAAATTGCATATACCGCTATCGTACTTTTTGTAAACACAATAGGTCTTAATGCTCAAGATAGACCACACACACCACTTATTAAATTAGATACTGTTTTTAAAGATTTAAAAAATCAGTTACAAAAAGCTACAACCTCTAAAAACACAAAAGCTATTGTTAATGCTCACTTAGATTTGGCACATTTTTATGAGCATTTAGGGATTGAAAATGAAGCTATAAAAAATTACCATAGCGCCCTAGAATTGCACGACCATTTAGATACAACAACTGTATATATAGGAAATAAGATAGGAGCCATTCATCTCAGTTTAAAACAGTATAAAAACGCCTTGCAATACGTAAACAAAAGTCTAAATATTGCAAACCAAATTCAATTTAAGAAAGGTAAAGCAACAAGTTATGCCTTATTAGGTAGTGTTGCAGAAAAAAATTCCGATTACACACTGGCATTACAACATCAGGAACAAAGTCTTGCGCTTTTTAAAACCCTTCAAGACAGCACAGGTTTAGCCATTACTTACGAGAATATAGGTAGTATTTACGAAGATTTGGAACACTTTGAGAATGCACTGATATATTTTAATAAAGCCAATAAGTATACAAATCATGTTCCTAATAATAATAAAATAAATATTATTAATAATATAGGAGATGCTCATAGAAAACAAGGTAATCCTAAAGCAGCACTACCCTACACGCAATTGGCTTTGCAAATGGCAAAATCTACTAATAATACCCATCAAATAGAAGCAGCATTAAAAGATATCGCTTTAATTTATGCCGATTTAAACGATTATAAAACTGCATTTAACTATATGATAGCATTTAAAGATTTAAATGCTAGTGAAAGCCAATATAAAAATGCCGAATTAGTTAGTATTTTACAAATTCTGTATGAAGTTGAAGAACGGGAGGCCGAGGTAAAATTGCTAAATAAACAACATGAATTAAATCAGGTTAGACAACGCATTATTTTACTCTCTAGTACATTTGTAATTCTCATACTTGCAGGATGGTTTTTATACTTTAGAAAACGTAAAAAACAAGAAGTTAAAATTCAAGATTATAAAAATCAATTATTACAATCTAATCTTGAAAAAAAGACAAACGAAGAAGCCGCTTTACAACGGGAAATTGAATTTAAAATTTCTGCACTTACAAATTATAGTTTGCATTTATCTCATAAAAATAAAATGATTTCAGATATTTCTAGAACCCTTGCTAATATAAAAGACAGAAATACAACCTTAATAAAATCTAAATTAGAAACACTCATTAAAGAGATAGATTTAGATATTTCTCAGGAAGAAGAATGGACAGGATTTATAAGTTTCTTTGAACAAATTCATCCAAATTTTTTTCACACCTTAAAAACTATTGTTACAAAAGAATTGTCGCCTTCAGAACTTCGTTTGTGTATGCTATTAAGACTTAATTTATCTTCTAAAGACATCGCTTCCATACTACGCATAACCCCTGACAGTGTGCGAATTGCAAGATACAGGCTAAGAAAAAAGCTTCCAATAGATTCTAAAGAAGACCTACAACTCTTTATTCTAAACCTATAA